One region of Qipengyuania gaetbuli genomic DNA includes:
- a CDS encoding 3-methyl-2-oxobutanoate dehydrogenase (2-methylpropanoyl-transferring) subunit alpha, with protein MADRPPAEGDRTAAKAGDNRPALSLHVPEPKFRPGDTVDFSHIEVPEAGAQPRPDETTDPKDMRDFAYGLIRVLGDDHKAHGPWDPKLDPETLRTMLGHMAMTRAFDERMFRGQRQGKTSFYMKCTGEEATSVSASMALAGDDMIFPSYRQQGILIQRGYPMIEMINQIYSNKGDKLKGRQLPIMYSSREHSFFSISGNLATQTPQAVGWAMASAIKGDSRIAATWVGEGSTAEGDFHSACLFATVYNAPVILNVVNNQWAISSFSGFAGAERATFAARGLGYGIASLRVDGNDPLACYAAEQWAANRARANAGPTVIEFFSYRAEGHSTSDDPSGYRSAQERDEWPLGDPVMRLKNHLIAIGEWDEERQQAMDLEAAEYVKKTTKEAEANGILGHGLHHPFRTMFEDVFEELPWHLQEQAEQAIRERETKFPGGLDL; from the coding sequence GGTGACCGGACAGCAGCGAAAGCCGGCGACAACCGCCCCGCGCTTTCGCTCCATGTTCCCGAACCCAAGTTCCGTCCCGGTGATACGGTCGACTTCTCGCATATCGAAGTGCCGGAAGCAGGCGCGCAGCCGCGCCCCGACGAAACCACCGATCCCAAGGACATGCGCGATTTCGCCTATGGCTTGATCCGCGTGCTGGGCGATGACCACAAGGCGCACGGGCCCTGGGACCCCAAGCTCGATCCCGAAACCCTGCGCACCATGCTCGGCCACATGGCCATGACCCGCGCATTCGACGAACGGATGTTCCGCGGCCAGCGCCAGGGCAAGACCAGCTTCTACATGAAGTGCACCGGCGAGGAGGCGACCAGCGTCTCGGCTTCCATGGCGCTGGCGGGCGACGACATGATCTTCCCCAGCTACCGCCAGCAGGGCATCCTGATCCAGCGCGGCTACCCGATGATCGAGATGATCAACCAGATCTACTCGAACAAGGGCGACAAGCTGAAGGGCCGCCAGCTGCCGATCATGTATTCCAGCCGCGAGCACAGCTTCTTCTCGATCTCCGGCAACCTCGCCACGCAGACCCCGCAGGCGGTCGGCTGGGCGATGGCGAGCGCGATCAAGGGCGACAGCCGCATCGCCGCGACCTGGGTGGGCGAGGGCAGCACTGCGGAAGGCGACTTCCATTCCGCCTGCCTGTTCGCAACCGTCTACAACGCGCCGGTGATCCTCAACGTGGTCAACAACCAGTGGGCCATTTCCAGCTTCAGCGGCTTTGCTGGTGCCGAGCGTGCGACTTTTGCGGCGCGCGGCCTCGGGTACGGTATCGCCTCGCTGCGCGTCGACGGCAACGACCCGCTGGCCTGCTATGCAGCGGAACAGTGGGCCGCCAACCGCGCCCGCGCCAATGCCGGGCCGACCGTGATCGAGTTCTTCAGCTACCGCGCCGAAGGCCACTCCACGTCCGACGATCCGTCCGGCTATCGCAGCGCGCAGGAGCGTGACGAATGGCCGCTGGGCGATCCCGTCATGCGCCTCAAGAACCACCTCATCGCCATCGGCGAATGGGACGAGGAACGCCAGCAGGCGATGGACCTCGAAGCAGCGGAATACGTCAAGAAGACCACCAAGGAAGCGGAAGCCAACGGCATTCTCGGCCACGGCCTGCACCATCCCTTCCGCACCATGTTCGAAGACGTGTTCGAGGAACTCCCGTGGCACCTGCAGGAGCAGGCCGAACAGGCGATCCGCGAACGCGAGACCAAGTTTCCGGGAGGGCTCGACCTGTGA
- a CDS encoding alpha-ketoacid dehydrogenase subunit beta, producing MIEAINEALDISMAKDPDVVVMGEDVGYFGGVFRCTAGLQEKYGKTRVFDTPISECGIIAVAVGMGAYGLRPVPEIQFADYIYPGLDQLISEAARLRYRSAGEYIAPMTVRSPFGGGIFGGQTHSQSPEAIFAHVAGLKTVIPATPYDAKGLLISAIEDNDPVIFFEPKRIYNGPFSGYYDKPVQPWKKFDASIVPEGHYKIPLGKARLATEGEELTIIAYGTMVHVVEAVCAEKGVEADIIDLRTIVPLDIEAIEASVKKTGRCLIVHEATRTAGFGAELSALVTERCFYHLEAPVERVTGFDTPYPHSLEWAYFPGPVRIGEALDKILSE from the coding sequence ATGATCGAGGCGATCAACGAAGCGCTCGACATCTCCATGGCGAAGGACCCCGATGTCGTCGTCATGGGCGAGGACGTGGGCTATTTCGGCGGCGTGTTCCGCTGCACCGCCGGCCTGCAGGAAAAATACGGCAAGACCCGCGTGTTCGACACGCCGATTTCCGAATGCGGCATCATCGCCGTAGCAGTGGGGATGGGGGCATACGGCTTGCGTCCCGTGCCGGAAATCCAGTTCGCCGATTACATCTACCCCGGCCTCGACCAGCTGATCTCCGAAGCGGCGCGCCTGCGCTATCGTTCGGCAGGTGAATACATCGCCCCGATGACCGTGCGCAGCCCGTTCGGTGGCGGCATCTTCGGCGGCCAGACCCACAGCCAGAGCCCGGAAGCGATCTTCGCCCATGTGGCGGGCCTCAAGACCGTGATCCCGGCGACACCCTATGACGCCAAGGGCCTGCTGATTTCCGCTATCGAGGACAACGACCCGGTCATCTTCTTCGAGCCCAAGCGCATCTACAACGGCCCGTTCTCCGGCTATTACGACAAGCCGGTGCAGCCGTGGAAAAAGTTCGACGCCAGCATCGTGCCGGAAGGTCATTACAAGATCCCGCTCGGCAAGGCGCGTCTTGCCACCGAGGGCGAGGAGCTGACCATCATCGCCTATGGCACAATGGTCCATGTGGTCGAGGCGGTCTGCGCCGAGAAGGGCGTGGAGGCCGACATCATCGACCTGCGCACCATCGTCCCGCTCGACATCGAGGCGATCGAAGCCTCGGTGAAGAAGACCGGCCGCTGTCTGATCGTCCACGAAGCCACGCGCACTGCTGGTTTCGGCGCGGAACTCTCCGCGCTCGTCACCGAACGCTGCTTCTACCATCTCGAGGCCCCCGTCGAACGGGTCACCGGCTTCGACACGCCCTATCCCCACAGCCTCGAATGGGCCTACTTCCCCGGTCCGGTCCGTATCGGCGAGGCCCTCGACAAGATCCTAAGCGAGTAA